The window TGTCGATGCGCGGCGTCGGGCCGATCTGCAAGATCGGGAAATCCTTCACCTCGTGCTGCCCCGGGGGCAGGCGCGCCCGCGCCTCGTCCGAGGGGCGCCGCCCCGTGAACCCGCGCGTCGCCATGGGAGGCCTCCTGTCTGGACCGGAACGCCGCGCCGCGGGGCCGGGTTCAGGCCGCGTCGAGCGCGTCCCGGACCGCGACCGCGGTCGCGAGGTCAGCCACCGCCGTGCCGACCGCCTTGAACAGTGTCACCTCGCCGGCGTCGCCACGGCCGGGATGCGATCCCCGGCACAGGGCCGCGAGGTCGGCCAGCACATCGGCTTCGCGCAGAGCGCCGTCGCGGATCGCCACCGCCACGTCGCCGCCCTCGAACAGCGCCGCCGGCGTGTCGACGAAGACGCGGGCGCGCCGGAGGCAGGCGTCGTCGGCTTCGCGCATGCCCATGGTGAAGGCGCCGACGAGGTCGAGGTGCTGCCCCGGCGCGAGCCAGGCGCCGCGCAGGAGCGGCGCCGTCGCCAGCGTGGCGCAGCACACGGTGTCGGCCGCCCGCACCGCGGCTTCGAGGTCGGGCGCGGCCTCGGCCGGGAAACCCTCGGCGCGGAGCGCGGCGGCAAGGCGCTCGGCCCCGGCCGGACGGTGGTTCCACACGGCGATGCGGGAGAGGGGCCGCACCGCCGCGTGCGCCCGGGCGAGGTGGGGCGCCAGCGCGCCGGCACCGACGAGGAGCAGCCGCGACGCGTCGGGCCGCGCCAGCAGGTCGGCGGCCAGGGCGGAGACGGCCGCGGTGCGGCGGTGGGTGAGGCGCGTGCCGTCGAGCACCGCCAGCGGCGCCCCCGTCTCGCCCGACTGCAGCACGTAGACGCCCATCACGGCCGGCAGGCCGAGGCGACCGTTGTCGGGAAAGACGTCGACGATCTTGGTGCCGACGTAGGCGCCGGGCCCGGGCGCCCCGGCGCTCCAGGCCGGCATGAGCAGGTGCGTCGCCCCGCCCTCGCGTCCGATGGCGTGGTGATGGCGCGTCGGCGCGACGTAGGTCGCGGACGCGAAGGCGCGGCGCAGCGCCTCGACGAGGCTGCGCGGGTCGAGCGCGCGGTCGATCTCGTCGGCGGAGACGAGCCGCACGGGGTCGATCAGTGCGCGTCGTGGAGTTCGAGCGCCGGCAGCGGGCCGGCCGAGGCTCCGGCGAGGCGCGCGGCCTCGCGGTTCTGGCGCGACTGGATGTCGAGCTCGGTGCGCAGGCGCCCGCTCTCGGCGCGGGCCTCGCGGGCTTCCGCGCCGTTGCGCCGCGCGGCCTGGCGGTAGCGGCCCTGGCCGAGCCAGCTCGCCACGCCGCCGATCACCACCCCGCAGCTGAGCAGGAAGAACACCAGCAGGAACAGCGGCGCCGTGAGCGACAGGAGGGGCGCGCCGGACGAGAAGGGATCAAAGGAGATGGACACGACCTGACGGTTGGCGACCGCGAAGGCGACCGCCAGGATCGCGATCGGCACCAGCACGAGGGCTTTCAGAAAGGTCCACACATCCGTCTCCTCTGGGGCTGCTTCGGGGCGGCCCCGTCGCCCCCGTCAATGCGCGCGGGATGTCGCACGATCCGCCGCCGGGGTCACGCCCCGCGCGGTGGCCGTCACGCCCGCAGGCGCTCCGGCGGCTCCTCGGCGACCTCCGGGTCGCCGGGGTTCAGCCGCTCGCGCATCTCCTTGCCGGTCTTGAAGAAGGGCACGGCCTTCTCGACGACTTCCACGTGGTCGCCGGTGCGGGGGTTGCGGCCGAGCCGCGCGTCGCGGCGCTTCACCGAGAAGGCTCCGAAGCCGCGCAGCTCCACGCGGTCGCCGCGCGAGAGGGCGTCCGTGATGCCGTTCAGCACGGCGTTGACGACCTTCTCGATGTCCCGCTGGTAGAGGTGCGGGTTCTTCTCGGCGATCCGCTGGACCAGTTCCGACTTGATCACCTGCGCCCCCACACAAGCGCCATGCGGGATGTCGGCCGGCGTGTCCGGAGATCCTTCACTGGCCCGGGGCACCCTGCCAAACGGCCATGAGACCGTCAAGGCGAGCCTGGGCGGCGGCGCCGGCCAGCGCTGCGGCCATCCGGCCGAGCGCCGGGACGCCCAGCGCGTCGGCGGCGCCCTCGGCGAGCCTGCCCGCGGAGACGAAGAGCCCGAAGAAGCCGGTGCGGCCCTTCGGCTTGTAGTCCCGCACCGGCAGGCCCGCGGCGACGTCGCGCTCCTTCTCGAGCCAGCGCACGGCGTCCTCCTCCGAGCCGAGCTCGTCGACGAGCTTCAAGGGCAGGCCCTGCCGGCCGGTGAACACGCGCCCGTCGTCCACGGCGGCGAGCTCGGCGTCCGTCATGTGGCGGCGGTCCTTCACCAGCCCCTTGAACCAGTCGAAGCTGTCCGAGACGAGGGAGGCCAGGGCCGCGCGGGCGGCGTCGCTGGTGGGCTCGAAGCCGTTCGGCGCGGCCTTGAGGGGCGCCGACTTCACCTCCTCGACCTTGACGCCGATCTTGTCGAGCAGGCCCGACACGTTGGGGAACTGGAACAGCACGCCGATCGAGCCGACGAGCGAGTTGCCGTAGGCCACGATGTGGTCGGCGCCGAGCGCCGCGATATAGGCGCCGGAGGCCGCCAGCGTGTCCACCGTGGCCACCACCGGCTTCTTCGCCGCGACCTTGCGGATGGCGTCGAAGACCCGCTCCGAGCCGACCGTGGTGCCGCCGGGGCTCTCGATCTGCAGCACCAGGGCCTTGGCCGAATCCGTCGTCTCGACGTCGTGGAGCAGTCGCAGCGTCGCGTCGTCGCCGGTGATCAGGCCGCCGATCTTCACGCGGGCGAGGTGGGGCGTGACGCGCGCGGCGAAGCCCGGCGCACCGACCCTGGCGAAGACCGCCACCACGGCCAGCACGACCACCACGCCCGCCAACACGCGCCAGAAGGTGAGCTTGCGGCGGATGCGGCGGCGGTCGACGAGGTAGTCGGCGGCCGAGCCGGAGGACATCGACATGAGAGGGTCTGCTCCGCGCGACACGAGGAGCCGAGGCTTAACGGCCCCCCGGAGGCCGCGCAAGCCGACGGAGCGCCCCGGTCTCCGGGACGCTCCCCGACGCGGCCTCGCGGGAGTGCCGCGTCGCCCCTAGGCCACCGCCCGCGGGCGGAGGATCACTTCGGCATCAGCACGCTGTCGATGACGTGCACGACGCCGTTCGACTGGAACACGTCCGGCGTCTCGACGATGGCGCCGCCGCCCTTCGCGTCGATCAGGGCAATCTTGTCGCCGTCCATCCTCGCCGTCAGCGTGCCGCCCTCGACCGTCTTCATGTTGTAGCTGCCGCCGTTCGCCTTGATGTCCTTGGCGAGTTCGGCCGCGTCGATCTTGCCGGCCACCACGTGGTAGGTCAGCACCTTCTTCAGGTCGGCCTTCATGTCGGGCTGCATCAGCTTCTCGACCGTGCCCTTGGGCAGCTTGTCGAAGGCCGCGTTGGTGGGTGCGAACACCGTGAACGGGCCGGGCCCCTCCAGCGTCTCGACGAGCCCGGCCTCCTTCACGGCCGCGACCAGCGTCGTCAGGTTCTTGGCCTGCGAAGCGTTCTGGACGATGTTCTTGCTGGCCATCATCGGCGCCCCGCCCACCATCGGGTCGGCCGCGTAGGCCGCCGAGGCCGTCCCGGCCGCCAGGGCGGCGGCGAGCGTCAGGGCGCGCAGACCTTTGGTCATCGTCATTGTCTTGAACTCCTGCTCAAGTTCTAGCGCCGCTTTCGCGAGCAGAACTGGCAAGTGTTACGCAGGATGCCCGAGAACGTTCCGCAGATGAACGATCTTTCATCTCTCCGATACCTGATGCACGCGATAGCGTATGGCGAACACACGCGCTCTACCATCATCGGGCGAGTTGAGCCGGACGATGTCCAGCCGCGACGGCGGAAGGCGACGGAAGACGGCGGGGAGGAAGGCCGGCCCCGAACCTTTCAAGAGGCTCGTCCTGCCTCCCGATCCTTCGCCCGTTCGGCGGCCCGGTCGGCCGCGTAGAGCGCCAAGCCCGACGCCACGGACTGCAGCGGGTGGGCGGCGTGGAGCTTCTCCTCCCCGAAGCGCTCCACGAAGAGCCGCCGCACGGCCGGCACCTGCGAGGTGCCGCCGGTGGTGAAGACCGCGTCGATGTCGCCGTAGGACAGGCCGGCGCGGGCCAGCGTGTCGTCGGCGGCCTCGGCCATGCGGGCGAGGTCGGGGGCGATCAGCCGCTCGAACGCGGCCCGCGTCACCTCGGCCGACAGCCGGATGCCGTGGCTGTCGAAGTCGAGCCGCGTCGATTCCGCGTCCGACAGGCGGATCTTCACGCCGCTGATCGCCTGGTAGAGCTCGAAGCCGAGGTCGAGGTCGACGAAGTCGATCAGCCGCTCCATCGCCTCGGGGTCGTCGCTGGCGGCGAGCAGCTTACGCAGCTCCGCCATGGTGGCCGGCGCCTTGAGCCAGGACAGCTGGTGCCACTGGCTGAAGGCCGCGTGGATGTAGGCCGGGATGGGCAGCAGCTTGTCGAAGGAGCGGTAGTGCGAGCGGCTGCCGAGCTGCGGCGCGACGTAATGGTCGATCAGGCGGTAGTCGAAGGTGTCGCCGGCGAGTCCGACGCCGCCGTGGGCCAGCGCCTCGGCGTCCTGGCGCCCCCCGCCGCGGCGAAAGCGGATCACGGAGAAGTCGGAGGTGCCGCCTCCGAAGTCGGCCACCAGCACGGTCTGGTCGCGGTCGAGATCGCGCGCGTACCAGTAGGCGGCGCCGAGCGGCTCGTAGGCGAGGTCGACCACGCCGAAGCCCGCCTGCGCGAAGGCGGCCCCGAGCCGCCCCACCGCGAGGTCCTCGTCCGGGTTGTCGCCGGCGAAGACGACGGGGCGGCCCGCCACCACGCCGGCCGCCCCGGCCAGCAGCGCGTCGCGCTCGGGCGCGAGGTGGCCGAGGAAGGTCGACACCAGGTCCTCGATGGAGAAGCGCCGGCCGAAGAGCCGCGTTTCCGTGAAGGCGCGGCTGCCGAGGTAGGTCTTGATCGACTGCACGAAGCGGCCGTTGCCGGAGCCCGACAGCGCGTGCTCCAGCGCCTGCGGCCCCCCCGCGGTGCGGACCACGGCGCGGGGGGCGCGGCCCTCGCTCCAGAAGGCCAGCGCGGTGCGGAACACGCCGACGTCGCCCGACGCGGAGGGCCACGACAGGCTCCGCACCGAGCCGTCGTCCTCCACCACCGCGACCGCGCTGTTGGTCGTGCCGAAATCGATGCCGACGGCGCGCATGCCAGGGGTCTCACGGACGAAAACGGCCCCCGCGGCGCACGAGCGCCGGCGGGGGCCGATATGGGAAGGGGCGATCCCCCTACAGGATGCGGCGGCCCGAGGCCAGCCGTTCCGTCAGGTCAATGCAGGCGCGGCTGCTTCAGGAACTGGCGGCGGTCGGCCGCGGTGATGCGCAGGTCGAACACGTCGCCCTCGCGCTCCAGCGTCAGCGGCACCTCGACGCCGGGGCCGCCCAGCGCCCACATGGAGCGGTAGAAGTCGGCCAGGTTGACGATGTCCATGCCGGCCGCGACCTTGACGATGTCGCCCTTGCGCAGGCCGGCGCGATCGGCCGGGCCCTTGTCGGCCACCCCGACGATGACGACGCTCTTGTCGATCTCGTGGGCGTAGACGCCGAGCCATGGCCTGGCCGCGCCGGAGCGGCCCGCCAGCAGGTCCTCGTAGATCGGGACCAGCAGCTCGCTCGGCACCACCATGTTGAGCGCCTTCACGCGGCCGCCGTTGACCTGGTGCTGGAGCTGCAGCGACCCCACGCCGAGCAGCTCGCCGGCGCCGCCGATCAGCGCCGCGCCGCCCCAGTTCGGGTGGCCGGGGGCCGTGAAGATCGCCTCCTCGATGAGGTATTCCCAGTAGCCCGCGAACTCCTGGCGCGCCACGATCTCGGCCGCGACCGAGTGGCGGCGCCCGCCGGCGCCCGCCAGGATCACGCTCTCGCCGACGCCGGCGTGGCGCGAGTCGCCGAGCTTCAGCGCGGGGAGGCCGAGCGGCTCCAGCGCCTGCACGAGGCCGAAGCCGGTGGCGCCGTCGTAGCCCAGCACGTGGCCCGGCACGACGCGCCCCCGGTGGGTTTCGAGCAGCACCTCCTCGGCCTCGGTGATGAGGTAGCCGATGGTCAGCACCACCCCGTCCTCGCGGATCACCACGCCGTTGCCGCCGCGCTCGACGCCCAGCGTTTCCGCCGTGTAGGCGTCGCTGGCCACGCGCGCGCTGAGGCCCACCACGGCGGACAGCGCGCGGTCGAGGTCGAAGCCGTAGTCGGCGGCCTTGGGCTGCGCGCGGGGGGAAACCTCCCAGTCGTCGTACTCGTCGCTCACCGCATCTGTCTCCCGGGCTGCTCTCGTCGAGCCGCAGGTGCCGGCCGCAGCGCGGCACCCGCTGGATTTCAGCACGCGCGAGGGCATTCGCAAGTGTCGGGCCGCGTCGGCGCGGCGCCGCGGCTCCGCGATCCAGTCCCTCGCCCGGGGATCTGGTGCGCGGCGGCAGCCATGACATGGGCGCTTGCGAGGTATCGGCGGCTTTATTCCGCGGCCCGAGGGCTCGCCGATTGCGCCGCCTTGGCCTAATGACCATGTCTTCGACAAGGCGCAGCGCCCGGGATGGGCCGAAGCGTCGCAGGGCCGCCCCTTCCCGGCCCGTCCCCTCGGTGCATCGGCCGCGTCGCCGGCGCTGTCCCCTCGATCAAGGCACGAAACCAAGCTTGGCTTTTCCTCCGACCGCCCCTTCCCTCGCGCGCGCCCTGGCCGAACGCGACTACCAGGATCCCACCCCCGTCCAGTCCGCCGTGCTCGAAGCGGAAGCGGGGCGCGACCTCCTCGTCTCCGCCCAGACCGGCTCGGGCAAGACCGTGGCCTTCGGCCTCGCGATCGCGCCGACCCTGATGGGCGACGCCGACGCGCTCCCCCCGGCGGCGGCGCCCCTGGCCCTCATCGTGGCGCCCACGCGCGAGCTGGCGCTGCAGGTCGAGCGCGAGCTCACCTGGCTCTACAAGCCGGCCGGCGCCCGCATCGTGTCCTGCGTCGGCGGCATGGACGCGCGGCGCGAGGCCCGCGCCCTGTCGTTCGGCGTCCATATCGTGGTGGGCACGCCCGGCCGCCTGCGCGACCACCTGGAGCGCTGCAACCTCGACCCCTCGGCCCTGCGCGCCGTGGTGCTCGACGAGGCCGACGAGATGCTCGACCTCGGCTTCCGCGACGACCTGGAGTTCATCCTCCAGACCACGCCGGAGGAGCGCCGCACGCTGCTGTTCTCCGCCACGCTGCCGAAGGGCATCGTGACGCTGGCGCAGCGCTACCAGAACGACGCTCTGCGCATCGCGGTGGCGGGCGGCTCCCGCGGCCACGCCGACATCGAATACCGGGCCGTGCGGATCGTGCCGCGCGAGGTCGAGCACGCGGTGGTGAACCTCCTGCGCTTCTACGAGCCGCCGAGCGCGCTGGTCTTCGCCAACACGCGCGAAACCGTGCGCCACCTGCAGTCGGCCCTGCTGGAGCGCGGCTTCTCGACCGTGTCGCTGTCGGGCGAGCTCAGCCAGAACGAGCGCAACCACGCCCTCCAGGCCCTGCGCGACGGGCGGGCGCGCGTCTGCGTCGCCACCGACGTCGCGGCGCGCGGCATCGACCTGCCGGGCCTGGCGCTGGTGATCCACGCCGACCTGCCCAACGACGCCGAAACCCTGCAGCACCGCTCCGGCCGCACGGGCCGCGCCGGCC is drawn from Lichenibacterium dinghuense and contains these coding sequences:
- a CDS encoding integration host factor subunit beta, which translates into the protein MIKSELVQRIAEKNPHLYQRDIEKVVNAVLNGITDALSRGDRVELRGFGAFSVKRRDARLGRNPRTGDHVEVVEKAVPFFKTGKEMRERLNPGDPEVAEEPPERLRA
- a CDS encoding S1C family serine protease; protein product: MSDEYDDWEVSPRAQPKAADYGFDLDRALSAVVGLSARVASDAYTAETLGVERGGNGVVIREDGVVLTIGYLITEAEEVLLETHRGRVVPGHVLGYDGATGFGLVQALEPLGLPALKLGDSRHAGVGESVILAGAGGRRHSVAAEIVARQEFAGYWEYLIEEAIFTAPGHPNWGGAALIGGAGELLGVGSLQLQHQVNGGRVKALNMVVPSELLVPIYEDLLAGRSGAARPWLGVYAHEIDKSVVIVGVADKGPADRAGLRKGDIVKVAAGMDIVNLADFYRSMWALGGPGVEVPLTLEREGDVFDLRITAADRRQFLKQPRLH
- the sppA gene encoding signal peptide peptidase SppA, which encodes MSSGSAADYLVDRRRIRRKLTFWRVLAGVVVVLAVVAVFARVGAPGFAARVTPHLARVKIGGLITGDDATLRLLHDVETTDSAKALVLQIESPGGTTVGSERVFDAIRKVAAKKPVVATVDTLAASGAYIAALGADHIVAYGNSLVGSIGVLFQFPNVSGLLDKIGVKVEEVKSAPLKAAPNGFEPTSDAARAALASLVSDSFDWFKGLVKDRRHMTDAELAAVDDGRVFTGRQGLPLKLVDELGSEEDAVRWLEKERDVAAGLPVRDYKPKGRTGFFGLFVSAGRLAEGAADALGVPALGRMAAALAGAAAQARLDGLMAVWQGAPGQ
- a CDS encoding Hsp70 family protein, with the translated sequence MRAVGIDFGTTNSAVAVVEDDGSVRSLSWPSASGDVGVFRTALAFWSEGRAPRAVVRTAGGPQALEHALSGSGNGRFVQSIKTYLGSRAFTETRLFGRRFSIEDLVSTFLGHLAPERDALLAGAAGVVAGRPVVFAGDNPDEDLAVGRLGAAFAQAGFGVVDLAYEPLGAAYWYARDLDRDQTVLVADFGGGTSDFSVIRFRRGGGRQDAEALAHGGVGLAGDTFDYRLIDHYVAPQLGSRSHYRSFDKLLPIPAYIHAAFSQWHQLSWLKAPATMAELRKLLAASDDPEAMERLIDFVDLDLGFELYQAISGVKIRLSDAESTRLDFDSHGIRLSAEVTRAAFERLIAPDLARMAEAADDTLARAGLSYGDIDAVFTTGGTSQVPAVRRLFVERFGEEKLHAAHPLQSVASGLALYAADRAAERAKDREAGRAS
- a CDS encoding fasciclin domain-containing protein, producing MTKGLRALTLAAALAAGTASAAYAADPMVGGAPMMASKNIVQNASQAKNLTTLVAAVKEAGLVETLEGPGPFTVFAPTNAAFDKLPKGTVEKLMQPDMKADLKKVLTYHVVAGKIDAAELAKDIKANGGSYNMKTVEGGTLTARMDGDKIALIDAKGGGAIVETPDVFQSNGVVHVIDSVLMPK
- a CDS encoding DEAD/DEAH box helicase, translated to MAFPPTAPSLARALAERDYQDPTPVQSAVLEAEAGRDLLVSAQTGSGKTVAFGLAIAPTLMGDADALPPAAAPLALIVAPTRELALQVERELTWLYKPAGARIVSCVGGMDARREARALSFGVHIVVGTPGRLRDHLERCNLDPSALRAVVLDEADEMLDLGFRDDLEFILQTTPEERRTLLFSATLPKGIVTLAQRYQNDALRIAVAGGSRGHADIEYRAVRIVPREVEHAVVNLLRFYEPPSALVFANTRETVRHLQSALLERGFSTVSLSGELSQNERNHALQALRDGRARVCVATDVAARGIDLPGLALVIHADLPNDAETLQHRSGRTGRAGRKGVSVLLVPPARRRRAEGLLAVAKAEAAWSAPPTADEIRKLDQERMAGDPLLAEEPSEDDLAMAKTLLEQRSAEEVAAALVRVYRSRLPAPEDVTDPGTQPPRRPRNDYEANPQGRDWARGGEAGRAGPQGGPPASSGGGTWFRMNIGRRNNADPRWLLPMLCRRGGVGKGDIGAIRIFDRETKFEVRDGAARQFGEAIRRGENVEPRIEPATEAPARRPRYEDGPGRGDAPPTSRPRRPRQAEA
- a CDS encoding ornithine cyclodeaminase family protein, giving the protein MRLVSADEIDRALDPRSLVEALRRAFASATYVAPTRHHHAIGREGGATHLLMPAWSAGAPGPGAYVGTKIVDVFPDNGRLGLPAVMGVYVLQSGETGAPLAVLDGTRLTHRRTAAVSALAADLLARPDASRLLLVGAGALAPHLARAHAAVRPLSRIAVWNHRPAGAERLAAALRAEGFPAEAAPDLEAAVRAADTVCCATLATAPLLRGAWLAPGQHLDLVGAFTMGMREADDACLRRARVFVDTPAALFEGGDVAVAIRDGALREADVLADLAALCRGSHPGRGDAGEVTLFKAVGTAVADLATAVAVRDALDAA
- a CDS encoding DUF1049 domain-containing protein — its product is MWTFLKALVLVPIAILAVAFAVANRQVVSISFDPFSSGAPLLSLTAPLFLLVFFLLSCGVVIGGVASWLGQGRYRQAARRNGAEAREARAESGRLRTELDIQSRQNREAARLAGASAGPLPALELHDAH